In the Chitinophagales bacterium genome, one interval contains:
- a CDS encoding DUF420 domain-containing protein, translating to MLQPTIQKNDALAYALIGILSVIVFAAVVMLKKVHLQVEVGFDVHVFAAINAVINSMVSVLLIAALVFVKQKKYTLHKKAMLAAMVLSVLFLVSYIAHHLLSGSTVYGGVGAVKYFYLFILITHIILAGIILPFILLTVYRGLTGEFNMHKKIARITFPIWLYVSITGVIVYLMISPYYN from the coding sequence ATGCTGCAACCTACTATTCAAAAAAATGATGCCTTGGCTTATGCGCTTATTGGTATATTATCTGTTATTGTATTTGCTGCCGTAGTGATGCTTAAAAAGGTACACCTGCAAGTAGAAGTTGGGTTCGATGTACATGTATTTGCTGCCATCAATGCTGTTATTAATTCTATGGTTTCGGTATTGCTAATTGCCGCTTTGGTATTTGTGAAGCAAAAAAAATATACGCTGCATAAAAAGGCAATGCTGGCAGCAATGGTACTGTCGGTGCTGTTTTTGGTGTCGTACATAGCACACCATTTACTAAGTGGAAGTACGGTGTATGGAGGCGTAGGCGCAGTTAAGTACTTCTATCTTTTTATACTCATTACACATATTATTTTGGCAGGAATCATTTTGCCATTTATTTTATTAACGGTGTACAGAGGGCTTACAGGTGAATTCAATATGCATAAAAAAATAGCGAGAATTACTTTCCCAATTTGGCTCTATGTAAGCATTACGGGCGTAATAGTGTACTTAATGATTTCGCCTTATTACAATTGA